Proteins encoded in a region of the Shewanella polaris genome:
- the rarD gene encoding EamA family transporter RarD produces the protein MPDLEYRKGVLLAVCAYTIWGIAPLYFKLLHHVPATEILMHRVIWSFLFMIILMQFIGGFGRLRLVLKHPKQLAVLFVTSVLIAANWLIFIWAVNNDHMLDASLGYFINPLFNVLLGMLFLGERLRKLQWVAVGLASAGVLVQLISFGSIPLLSLALAASFGFYGLLRKKVNIDAKTGLLVETAILLPIALGYLLVTLETSSVSMLTNSLNLNLLLIAAGIVTTIPLLCFAGSAVRIPFSILGFFQYIGPSIMFILAVQLFNEPFDIEKGITFGFIWGALVIFISDMLVQRQKRNTLAKAQV, from the coding sequence ATGCCTGATTTAGAATACCGTAAAGGAGTTTTACTGGCAGTTTGTGCTTATACCATTTGGGGTATCGCACCACTGTATTTTAAACTTTTGCATCATGTCCCCGCGACAGAAATATTAATGCATCGTGTCATATGGTCATTTTTATTTATGATCATTCTGATGCAATTTATAGGTGGATTTGGTCGTCTGCGCCTTGTTCTCAAACACCCAAAACAACTCGCGGTACTCTTTGTTACATCAGTTCTTATTGCAGCAAATTGGCTCATTTTTATTTGGGCAGTCAACAACGACCATATGCTTGATGCTAGCTTGGGTTACTTTATCAACCCACTGTTTAACGTTTTACTTGGAATGCTGTTTTTAGGCGAACGTTTGCGTAAATTACAATGGGTAGCGGTAGGTTTAGCCAGTGCCGGCGTATTGGTTCAGTTAATCTCTTTTGGCTCCATTCCGCTATTGTCATTAGCCTTGGCCGCCAGTTTTGGCTTTTATGGTTTATTACGTAAAAAAGTTAATATTGATGCTAAAACAGGGTTATTAGTCGAAACAGCGATCTTATTACCGATAGCCTTAGGATACTTGCTCGTCACCTTAGAGACATCCTCAGTAAGCATGCTAACCAATAGCTTGAATCTAAACTTACTACTGATTGCAGCAGGTATTGTCACTACCATCCCATTATTATGCTTTGCAGGATCCGCAGTAAGAATTCCATTCTCTATCCTAGGGTTTTTCCAATATATTGGCCCTAGTATCATGTTTATCTTGGCGGTTCAATTATTTAACGAGCCGTTTGATATTGAAAAAGGCATTACCTTTGGCTTTATTTGGGGGGCACTGGTTATTTTTATTAGCGACATGCTAGTGCAACGCCAAAAACGCAATACATTAGCAAAAGCCCAAGTATGA